The genomic segment gtatatgggactcggtttgtttgttccgtatgactgaaaaacggcagaaccgattttctcgaaatttttgaatattggaaggaaacataggctatataatctttcggtatcggaagggggacggaccctcccccttatgccaaaaacacaacccaaaatcaaaagtgcaccgatcgggataatataggtatcaaatgaaaggtattggagagtagaatacgaatatgacattaaaatttgagtctaagtactcaTCGGGCCTCCCCAAACCCAAACCTCCCCCAAACAGGCATATTGAAcgctcatttcaatatggggctcaactgaaaggtattcgggagtagattttgaatctggcatacaaaatcagtttgaagtataggggttcacgccacccctcaaaaacgccattagacccattatgactaaatgatacttggctgaaccgattttcttgaagttttcatagattgtgtacagttgtctggaaggaaacatgggctatataattttcagTTATGAggtagaggcggaccctccccctcgccccaaaaacgccacctttATCCCAAAGTggttcgatgggcacaataaggctatcaaataaaaggaattggagaccagaaaacgaatatggtattaaaattttggtccaagtaccccaGCGGGACGGGATGGTTTCGAATATTGTAGAGGAGATGGCCATAGCCGTGTCGGTGCCAAGACGGGAGTCAGCTGATGGTTGCCGGATCGCTAAAGCGatctggcctgtcatcgactAAAGGAAGACTAAGGAGTTAGTGGTGATCGATAAGAGATAGCTGAGCACATTGACTGACTGACCTCGCGTTTCACCCCCTCGCTATTTTTCTCCATTCTTCCTGTTTCGTTTATTAGTGTATAACTTGAGGATATGATCCGAGGACTCGCATCTTGTTTCTCTTCTATGCTAGGCGGTACACATGCTATGTCagcatcagggattggttctgcggtttcGTTTTCGACTACTGGTCGACGTACTGTCGACTACTACTTTccatcggacaaaacttgcggcttgcaggggctcagggaatcaaatcggaagatttgtatgtatgtatcggacaataaatgcgacttttatgggtccaaagccttaaatagaagatcggtctatatgacagctatatccaaattgcatatggatgtcgaagggcctaacacaactcaccgtctcatattttgacaaaatcggacaataaatacgctttttatgggcccaagaccttaaatattgagatcggtctatatggcagctatatccaaatctggaccgaccgaTGGACCGAAGGAtcttgaggggcctaacacaactcactgtcccaaatttcagccaaatcggttaataaatgttgttttactggtcctaagaccttaaatcggcggatcggtctatatgggggctatatgaagatatagtccgatatggctcaccttcgaacttaactgttctatgagcaaaacaagaatctgttcaaagttccagctcagcatctctatttttaaagattgtagcatgatttcaacagacagacggacggacggacggacgaacggacgaacggacatctctagatcgtcttagttttttacgacgatctttatagggtaggaaatggatatttcgatgtgttgtaaacggaatgacaaaatgaatataaccccatccttcggtggtgggtataaaaaacaacattcaaaccttgcagttgaaaattttgtcatttcgaaACTATCAACAATACTCACAATAAATGAATAGCATTATAATACCATTTATGGAATTTGAATTACAAGAATTGGTTAAAATTGCCTTGGGTGGTCCAGAACTAACAAATGTCAGCACTGCCGTATTGCACAGCCTCCTTGAGATTCTGCTTAAAAAGCTCAATTGCCAGAATGAAACGGTTAGCTTGGGCACATATGAATCGAAAATGTTACAAAAACTTTTGGAAAAATCCAAGACTTCACCTCTAGCCTTCAATGATGAGTCTGTGGAGTGTatagaagaaaaattgaaaagtttacACAGACTGCAAGAAACTGTCAATGATATGGACAAGAAATTAGCCTGTCATTTGGAACATGCCAAATGGAGAAATAACTTTCAAGAGACACAATTGGATTGGGAAAACTGGGAGCACTTTGGCTCCGAAGACCTATGTACCTTGTGTGATGCTGATAATGATATAGCCTGCAAATTGCTTAAGAATActgattttctaaagaaacttttgcgTCGCATCGCAGCACCCATGGTGGATAGAGTATTTCTGTTAGAGGACAAACTTCAAAGCTTGCAGGAGGAATTCAACAAATTTACTACCAGAGCCCAAGAGGAATATCTCAAAATTCAACTGCTGGAGACCTGCATTTATGAAATTGAGTTGTTGCGCAAAAAACTCAATGAAAATCAAACTCAATTCATTTGCACCATCGAAGAGGTGCAGGATATGTTGgatgccaaattggataaaatcc from the Stomoxys calcitrans chromosome 1, idStoCalc2.1, whole genome shotgun sequence genome contains:
- the LOC106090294 gene encoding uncharacterized protein LOC106090294, encoding MNSIIIPFMEFELQELVKIALGGPELTNVSTAVLHSLLEILLKKLNCQNETVSLGTYESKMLQKLLEKSKTSPLAFNDESVECIEEKLKSLHRLQETVNDMDKKLACHLEHAKWRNNFQETQLDWENWEHFGSEDLCTLCDADNDIACKLLKNTDFLKKLLRRIAAPMVDRVFLLEDKLQSLQEEFNKFTTRAQEEYLKIQLLETCIYEIELLRKKLNENQTQFICTIEEVQDMLDAKLDKIHTPDLKKYIKDNFQRIFQNLQELKDKEDCPRAAGIIMQGVRCMSCGSTNVCGNVGAHAVAMLSDVKARQTLPKHCGKELPVTASKELKTRIKSVALGDNRRKPTVETINSENRSCTKVGENLELMEGLDGNLYRKG